From the Pseudomonadota bacterium genome, one window contains:
- the hemH gene encoding ferrochelatase, with amino-acid sequence MSYDAVLLLAFGGPERMQDVRPFLRNVLANRGVLANRSVLANRGALANRGVLESDPDEVQGPGARTSTPQRIPEARFEEVVSHYARFGGCSPLNRLTTEQAAALEREIEERGLCASGDKGLPVRVGMRNWSPYIADVLHEMRDAGHRSVLALIMSSLETEASVARYRAAVAEARLRLGQAAPEVDFAGGFHAAPGLVQTHVDHIREALARLPPGERQTAKVAFTAHSIPKLMADQSPYVAQFESCARAVAAALGHARCLLCYQSRSGRADEPWLEPDVNDALRTHAQSSSAAIVLAPIGFVCDHIEVLYDLDVQAAATANRLGLSLLRASTPNTHPAFVSALADLVQRSMQAR; translated from the coding sequence GTGAGCTACGATGCGGTGCTGCTGCTCGCATTCGGCGGACCCGAGCGCATGCAAGACGTGCGGCCGTTCCTGCGTAATGTACTTGCGAACCGCGGTGTGCTTGCGAACCGCAGTGTACTTGCGAACCGCGGTGCGCTTGCGAACCGCGGTGTACTTGAGAGCGACCCCGACGAGGTGCAAGGGCCTGGAGCCCGAACGAGCACGCCGCAGCGCATACCCGAAGCCCGCTTCGAAGAAGTGGTGTCGCACTATGCCCGGTTTGGCGGCTGTTCGCCGCTCAACCGCCTGACAACCGAGCAGGCCGCCGCGCTTGAACGTGAGATCGAGGAGCGCGGCCTGTGCGCCAGTGGGGACAAGGGACTGCCCGTACGCGTGGGCATGCGCAACTGGTCACCCTATATCGCCGACGTCCTGCACGAAATGCGCGATGCCGGCCACCGCAGCGTACTCGCGCTGATCATGAGCTCGCTCGAAACCGAAGCCAGCGTAGCGCGCTACCGCGCAGCGGTGGCCGAGGCCAGGCTGCGGCTCGGGCAGGCAGCGCCCGAGGTAGACTTCGCCGGAGGCTTTCACGCAGCGCCGGGTCTGGTGCAGACCCATGTGGATCACATCCGCGAAGCGCTCGCGCGGCTCCCGCCGGGCGAGCGGCAAACCGCAAAGGTCGCGTTCACGGCGCACAGCATCCCGAAGCTCATGGCCGATCAGTCCCCCTACGTAGCTCAATTCGAGTCCTGCGCGCGTGCAGTCGCAGCGGCCTTGGGCCACGCACGCTGCCTGCTGTGCTACCAGAGCCGCAGCGGGCGCGCGGACGAGCCTTGGCTTGAGCCGGACGTGAACGACGCGCTGCGAACGCACGCGCAATCGAGCAGCGCCGCCATCGTCTTGGCGCCCATCGGCTTCGTTTGCGACCACATCGAAGTGCTTTACGATCTCGATGTGCAGGCAGCCGCAACAGCAAACAGGCTTGGCCTGAGTCTTTTGCGTGCGTCCACGCCCAACACGCACCCGGCCTTTGTCTCGGCCCTGGCCGACCTGGTGCAACGCTCCATGCAAGCCCGCTGA
- the hemE gene encoding uroporphyrinogen decarboxylase → MSEFLRACRCEATRWTPIWLMRQAGRYQQEYRELRARVGFLELCKTPELAAEVTLLPVKQFELDAAIVFADILLVLEPLGIGFEFTDSEGPQLRRPLRDTRRIAELHLPEDLEDRLAYVGETIRLTCRELPRALPLIGFAGAPFTLASYVVEGGGSRHYMHTKKLMYSDPGAWHALMARLTEAVARYLKLQVAAGASALQVFDSWVGCLSPADYVSHVKPHMQALFSQLDPGVPVIHFGTGNPALYPLMKEAGGDVIGIDWRVDLGVQWKALGETAIMGNLDPGRLLGHREQLLAATRKVLASAAQRPGHIFNLGHGILPQTPVDQVKALVDSVHEESAR, encoded by the coding sequence ATGAGCGAGTTTTTGCGCGCTTGCCGGTGCGAGGCTACACGCTGGACGCCCATCTGGCTGATGAGGCAAGCGGGCCGCTACCAGCAAGAGTACCGTGAGCTTCGGGCTCGCGTGGGGTTTCTCGAACTGTGCAAGACACCGGAGCTCGCCGCCGAGGTCACGCTGCTGCCGGTGAAGCAATTCGAGCTCGACGCGGCCATCGTTTTCGCCGACATCCTGCTGGTACTGGAACCCCTGGGCATCGGTTTCGAGTTCACGGACAGCGAAGGACCGCAGCTGCGAAGGCCGCTCAGGGACACCCGACGCATCGCGGAGCTGCATCTTCCCGAGGATCTCGAAGATCGGCTCGCCTACGTCGGCGAAACGATCCGCCTGACCTGCCGGGAGCTGCCGCGGGCGCTTCCGCTGATCGGTTTTGCGGGCGCTCCTTTCACGCTGGCTTCCTATGTCGTAGAGGGCGGCGGCTCCAGACACTACATGCACACCAAGAAGCTCATGTACAGCGACCCAGGGGCATGGCACGCCTTGATGGCGCGGCTCACCGAGGCGGTCGCGCGCTACCTCAAGCTGCAGGTCGCCGCGGGGGCCAGCGCCTTGCAAGTCTTCGATAGCTGGGTGGGTTGCTTGTCTCCGGCAGACTACGTCAGCCACGTCAAGCCGCACATGCAGGCGCTGTTCAGCCAGCTCGACCCCGGCGTTCCGGTGATCCATTTCGGCACGGGCAATCCCGCCCTCTACCCCTTGATGAAAGAAGCCGGTGGCGATGTGATCGGCATAGACTGGAGGGTCGATCTGGGCGTGCAGTGGAAGGCCCTGGGCGAAACCGCCATCATGGGCAATCTGGATCCGGGGCGGCTGCTTGGACACCGGGAGCAGCTGCTGGCCGCAACCAGGAAAGTGCTCGCGAGCGCGGCGCAGCGGCCGGGTCACATCTTCAACCTGGGTCACGGCATCCTGCCGCAGACGCCGGTCGACCAGGTCAAAGCGCTGGTCGATTCGGTGCATGAGGAAAGCGCACGGTGA